gctttttaaaatatttacaatgGTACTTTGCAACCTGAAAATCGTTACgagaaactttttaaatttaatgtttaatcaccttaaaatgaaaatgtaatttaaacaTCTAAAAAAAGTCAATTCTAACTTCTGTCCGATGGCCAATGTCACTAGACGCATTGGATATATGATACGTGTTTAATCTTAAACACATGTCGCGTATCTAATGTATCCAACAACCATTGGCCACTGAACAAAAATcagacccaaaaaaattatacctaacactttttttaacaacaattttaaatatttaaatattaaaaacgGTTGCCAAATAGATTTTTATGTTTTCGTTCCGTACTTTGTCTTGAACGTACCATAGTTGCTTCTGTAGTTCTGTTACAAACCTGTATATATACTGCAACAGCTACAAAATACGGGGAAGACACTAAGTTTTAGCTTTAGTGCGTTCAGAGACGAGTTAGAAATTTTGGTATGAAGGGTTGAGATGTGATGTTAACATATTAGTTAAGACAAATCTTTATAtgcatatataaattaatttattaagagAATTTATtatcttctaaattttaataagtgtataaaaattatgtattttatgtatttcttttattaaacatgtacaaaaatttattatttttatctagtttaatttgttaaacttcttaaattatatgattttaatataatttctttttttttttaaagtatcattgaaataactcaaaatttgaaagagccaacttcaatttttacatattactttttttttaatgtaaataatataaatacaataaaataattttttaaaattttgggaggTTTCCTCCTTGCGTTCAAGCTGATACACGTGTCATATACACCCACAAATTTTTTCGTGGTCCTAGCGTTTTTCAGATAATGAAGCAGGGTTGAAGCTAACAAATCAAAGTCGTTTGCTTGACGTAGACCAGTACTagatttttgtgtgtgtgtgtgtgtgtggattaACAATAGTAGATTATCTTTTCATCATAGCTAGGCTATTTTATTCAAGtccctttattttttctgttgTATGAACCCAATTCACTCTGACAGTATCATGGTATTTGTTCTTCCTCAGCTTCTTGTTTTCTTACTAATTCTGCTACCAATTTCTTCTATTGCACAAAATAATGGTAATGTTACTGTTGGCAACTCTCTCACAGCCACTGACAACACCACTTCATGGCTATCACCTTCTGGTGAGTTTGCCTTCGGATTTCGTCCTCTCAACCAGACAGATCTCTTCCTTCTTTCTATTTGGTTTGACAAAATACCAGATAAAACCGTAGTTTGGTATGCTAGAGTAGATAACCCTGTACCAAGGGGATCAAATGTGAAGCTAGATGCTGACAATGGGCTAGTCCTTACTGGTCCTCAAGGGGATGAGTTATGGACAGCTAATACAATTGTTGGTACTGTAGCCTATGGCGTTATGAGCAACACAGGCAACTTTGTACTTCAAGATAGCAGCTTTAATAACTTATGGGAGAGCTTCAAGAATCCCACCGATACATTGTTGCCTTCACAAATTGTGGAAAGATCAGCTGGGGTGGTGCTTTATTCTCGACAATCAGAGACCAACTTTTCCAAAGGGAGGTTTCTGCTAAAGCTGCAGGATGATGGGGATCTTGTGCTCAATACCATAAACTTGCCCACGGATAATGCTAATGACCCTTATTATAATAGTGAAACTGTTGCTAGTGTTAATGATTCGGGTACTGCTGGTAAACAACTGGTGTTCAACAATTCAGGCTACATTTACATTCTGAGGGAGAACAACCAAACGTTTCGTCTAAGCCAGGTAAAGCCAGACTCAACTGCTGATTTCTATTTTAGAGCTACTCTCAACTTTGATGGAGTTTTCACCCAATATTCTCACCCAAAGACATCCAATGCCAATGGAAGCTGGACTTCGCTCTGGTCCATACCAGATAATATCTGTCTTGCTACTGTTTTAAACTCAGGCAGTGGAACTTGTGGATATAACAGTATCTGCACCCTTAAATCATCAGATCGAAGGCCGAAGTGTGATTGCCCCATGGGTTACTCCTTACTTGATCCAAATGACCAGTATGGCAGCTGCCAGCCAGACTTCATACAAGGCTGTCAAGAAGACAAGCAAGATCCTGGAAAAAATCTGTATTATTTTGAAGTGCTAACAAATACAGATTGGCCAAAAGCTGACTACGCGTTCCTCAAGCCTTATACTGAAGATCAATGCAAACAGTCTTGCATGGAAGATTGTATGTGTGCTGTTGCCATTTTCAGATTAGGTGATAGTTGTTGGAAGAAGAAGCTACCTCTCTCTAATGGTAGAGTGGACAGCAGCCTTAATGGTGGGAAGGCTTTTATCAAAATCAGAAACAGTAGTTCCACACCGCCTCTGGGTCCTCACTCTCCAAAGAATCAGGACAATTTGATCCTCGTGGGGTCAGTGCTTCTCGGTGGCTCTTTGTTtgttaatattatattaattgttGCAATTTGTGTAGGTGTTTTCTTCATTTACCATAAGAAGCTCGAAAGACCTATGACCATGAGCAGTGCTAATTCTCTGGAGACAAATATGCGATGTTTTACTTACCAAGAACTTGTAGAAGCTACAGATGGGTTCAAGGAAGAATTGGGGAGGGGAGCTTTTGGTGTTGTTTACAAAGGAGCAATAAAAATGGGTTCTAGTGTTCCTGTGGCAGTCAAGAAGTTATATAGTTTGGTTCAAGATAATGAGAGAGAGTTCAAGACTGAGGTGAATGTGATTGGTCAAACACATCACAAAAATCTGGTTCgtttgtttggattttgtgaTGAGGGACTACAACGATTGCTGGTATATGAGTTCTTAAGCAATGGCACTTTGGCAAGTTTTCTTTTTGGAGACTTGAAACCCAGTTGGAAGCAAAGAATCAGTATTGCTAACGGGATTGCGAGAGGACTCTTGTACTTACATGACGAGTGCAGCACCCAGATTATTCATTGTGATATAAAGCCTCAAAACATACTTCTTGACGGCTCCTACAATGCTCGAATAGCTGACTTTGGATTGGCAAAGCTTTTGATGATGGACCAAAGCCACACTCGTACTGCCATCAGAGGAACAAAAGGGTATGTTGCACCTGAATGGTTTAGGAATATGCCAATCACTGCCAAAGTAGATGTTTATAGCTTTGGTGTCATGCTACTAGAGATAATTTGCTGCCGAAAAAGCATAGATGTGGAGACTATTGAGGAAGAAAAAGCAATTTTGACTGATTGGGCTTATGACTGCTATAGGGATGGAGTATTAGATGCTCTGGTTGAACTTGATGTGGAGATCTTGAATGACAGAGAGAAGCTGGAGAAGTATGTCATGGTTGCCATTTGGTGCATTCAAGAAGATCCATCTCTCAGACCTACCATGAGGAGGGTAACACAAATGCTTGAGGGTGTTGTTGAAGTGCTTGTTCCACCTTGCCCGTGTCCTTTTAGTAGGACAGTAATTATGTCGTAGTACATGTCATCATATATCTTTTGTTTGtagttgagtttgtttttgGTCTGTTGCTATAatgatctttgttatttttgttcatGTGCTCCAAGTTGTTTATCTGTAGAAGATACTAGATATGTTTCCTTAGTTTTTCAGATATGAAGAAGTTTATTAATCAATAAAGTGTCACTAATTcctatggaaagtttgttttcaACTCATAAGAGGTTTGATAAACTGTGttctgttttttgtttctatgaGTTTCTTGCTTCTTGTCCCGCGTGGTTGTGATTTTGCTCTCCGttgtattctttttcttttgtgtttgtgCTTATAGGAAGTTATTAGCTTATCAAacaccaggaaaaaaaaaaaaaaaaaaaaaaaaaaaaaaaaaaaaaagcttgcgATGATATTGAGACAGATTAATCcttgttttgaagtaaaatattttcattaattttaggtatttgttttgttgtaaaatattGGTAAAACAGTAAAACATTTTCGGtcaacttaaaattaaaaactcaagGAAAACAAGAAAATCTGAAGCAcattaattttacaaaatagCCTATTGGCTATGAGGGTAGAGATACCTGAAGAACATATTAGATTTTGATAATATTGCCAAATCAATTGCATCTTAAATCATTTTGTGGTCAGTAACTTGATGCAAGTGAGCTAAGCTATAGCTACAAAGCAAACTTTTTTAGTTTCAGTACGTCCAATTAATTATCTATtcttttgcaaaaaagaaaaaatggaggTATATTAAATCGATCTGAACTATATATAAGTAATTATGGAGAACTTAGTTGACAACAGTTGTTAATTTTATGGGTATATCAACATAAAATAACTTGTGCAAATGTTGCATGggcttataatttttttttttttctttttcactttcaaCTGTTTGTACACCCTCTCCCAGAAGTTCAAAATTCCAACAGAAACAGTTAGCTTACCCAAGGTGATAAATAAAGGTACCCTCCTGTGatttataatttctttcctatctaAGTTAAGCTTCCTGTGTTTAAAGTCATGTAGTTGCGATGCAAACCACACCAACAAGCAAActtcaaatttataattaattagtcacagacccgtgcgttgcacgtgattattttttatggtgatctcattattattattattattattattattttgtaatttgaactaatttaatgaaaagtaatgcatttcataatcatatttatcacaaaatagttttttattgttgtagaattgttttatttaaaatttgaaaccttaatTCAACCATAGTTGGTTGACTAATTTTTACATCTCTAAGTCAATTAAATACGTTTTGCATGCTACATGTAAACCTTCTTTTCCATAAGGGTTGAAATAAtgtgtgtaatattttttttctatggaagttaaaaagaataaaattcaccttgtcttgatgttttctaaaaattaaatttggagattctctttcaataattgtgaaaattccaagCAATAATTTAGAAGGTAATAcatgttacatgttcatgctttgattgtgtaattgtatgattgatttgggttgtaatttataagttgaatatggtggtgtatatccaaaaaggTCTAACTATGTTATTTAGGATATTGAATATAGTGTTGTGTGTGATTTATAGAGTAGCAACggttgtagtaattaaaaattggtttttcattgtcttttaagttaataaaaactttatatctacttttttttttcaaaaaacctttacatatttttttaacgtaaatctttacatataccttAATAAATAAAccctatacatttcattttcttagatgcatgaaaaaactaattagccactattattatggaatatatgtcttttttttatgcatctaagaaaataaaatgtatagggtttacttattaaggtatatgtaaagattgacattaaaaaaatatgtaaaggttttttgaaaaaaaaaaagtaaatgtaaggtttttattaacttaaaagacagtgaaaaaccaatttttaattactacaaccGTTGCTACTCTACAAATCACACACAACACTATATTCAATATCCTAAATAACATAAttaggcccttttggatatacaccaccatattcaacttataaattacaacccaaatcaatcatacaattacacaatcaaagcatgaacatgtaacatgTATTACCTTTTGAATTATTGcttggaattttcacaattattgaaagagaatctccaaatttaatttttagaaaacattaagacaaggtgaattttattctttttaacttccatagaaaaaaaaatattacacacattatttcaacccttatggaaaagaaggtttacatgtagcatgcaaaacgtgtttaattgacttagagatgtaaaaattagtcaaccaactatggtagaattaagatttcaaattttaaataaaacaattctacaataataaaaaattattttgtgataaatatgattatgaaatgcattacttttcattaaattagttcaaattacaaaataataataataataatgagatcaccataaaaaataatcacgtGCAACGCGCGAGTCTGTGACTaagatgcataaaaaaaaagacatctattccataataatagtggctaattagttttttcatgTTCTCATTTATAACGTTTCTTActgtggggtccaataatttgtgatcctggcccatttttacattgggcccaaggcccgagccaagGAGGGGTAAAGCCGAGGATGTGTAATAAACGTCCAAGTagtcttgagacatagccgaggataaTTCtatcctcggcatatccgaggtcccccTGAGAAAAAGGGTAAGAACGGTATAGAAacagtttgaaaaaaaaaaaaatctaaaataactatgtcaatagagaaggggACGCTGaatagtataacgaccaaggacaaagggaaagctgccgtTACTGCCACTGAATACTCTGCACTTGACAaagccatgctcttcagcttttacaaccacccccaaccactttgggtatgggctgatgggacaagtatcagtcctggaaagttgATCTTACACGTGGACGTAGGATAAGGGATACAGATTAATATAAAAGGGGAAGCAAGCAATCCGGaaaagaggctgggaaaaaaggccaagaactagagcctcccagaccgcctcaaggagaatgactcctcgagcgaacatggCCTAATTCTGTACGAACAAGACGACTAACccccgtccggtgaccaaggcctaacctttcaaacctacgctctacaaatgatattgtttagacctttttacgtgcgaacccagtatcattttgggtcgttacaaattgagtccttacacttactattatcatattttactgGCTGTTGATTTTCATAATAGAGGCATTAAATTAGAGTTAAATTCTTCGAACCtttcattagattttaaaagtcatggtgtgtgaagaatataagcatttaaggactttttttttatatattttattatttttaaataatgttaaatgaagtgtcaaaagaaaagattttgaaaattttcatctttatttcttatatagtTCTATTATTACTAAAGAAcgttttccttttagttttgataataaatatgattttctagattaaagtttgattagtttcaagtttaaattttgtatgattttatttaattgttgattatatgatttaattaagtgaatttaacgatttatttatttgcattgtaaagtttataataacattcttagggtcatctttaattaattttttactccttTAGCCATTggtctctttgttttccaattaacgattactaattaatttatttaattgacgtttgatttcttttactaatctctttctctccctctttgttaacatcctattgttttcccaaatttgatgataattctaatgtactaaatatgcatattgtaatgttgatttttatttttattttactccatTTTGCTGCCATGAAGTTAGTACatccataactattagtttattattttatgatatgtttggtttgatattattattattattattattataaatttagtgtttctaaaatagcatgtgttttgtattctctttttctattaatgcATTGTAACGTTTTATGGGAatactttataagaaaattgtttattcttttgttttgttttgttttttttttgtttttttttttttttttttttttttttaaattgagtgtttctaaattgatatttgttttgtatttcatttttccattgatgcattgtaacatttcatgggaagactttataagaacaatttttatttattgaataaaatattatacgtttaattttttttttaaaatgagacaaaatataaataattatgatatggaggatgttgctaaatttaaatgttgaataaaataagatgagaataaaataataaaaatgaaatgtatagcaataaacaccatattattttagttatgctaggtaataaaataatattatatttttatatactatctttataatgcaataatataacatttaaaaaaccaatgagaataaaaaagataacaacataaaatataaaactaaatcgtatcaagCTCGATTACCtgtcaattccaattttagcaAACTAACTGACTTCTAGTAGTCTAAAACTAATTTCTGCGATGCATTTGGTGGAGCTTTCAATACTGCATCAGTATGTTTTGATAATCAACCTGttacactaaaattaaaaaatatatatataccaaaaattgaaggaatatatatatatatatatagagagagagagagagagagagagagagagaggggcttttgtgtgtggaaaaatagaaattatgcatGGAATAAAAGGGAGAATGGCAATTTTATAACATGagaataagaataagaaaagtcaaaaataaatgaagataaaaagatagaataatattaatattgagagtagtggggatatgaaaagttgaaatggaatgagaaaggttgaagaaagttaaggtaaagagtagtggggatatgaaaagttaaaatggaattgaaaatttaataataaataagaataattaaaaataagataaattaaatatgatattttgattgtaatataatagagtttttaattcactttaaatgttaaaaaattgtataaaaaaattggaaaaaaattgataatgacatGGCTGCTGATGTGGCTTAATGGGAGCGTAGCgacattaaatgctacgcttcagcttttagtaatatattgatgTGAAATGCAAATTCAATTTGATGTAAAAGTACATGCAAACAGAACTTCAATAATTGTATCCAATTAATGACCAAGCATGCCACTTCACTTTCCATTGTAAAACAATGTTGCTTTCTTTTTGCACAGGGGAAAAATTGGCTTGTGTCCTTTTTGGACAAAATAAATAGCgttttatctcatttttcaaattaattagggaaatgtctcttttttaaaaattaactttttcaaaatcaagttaagtTTTATAGCGACATTTTTAAGGATCTATAATGGCGTTTTTTAACTCAAGCGCtaggtaaaaaaattacatgtaactcgacttcagGAAATTGAGTAacaaaacgctactataggtcATTAAAACGTTACTATAAGCTCCTTAAAATGCTACTACagggttttagaattttttttttttttaactcgattttgagaaagtcaatTTTTAAAAGATGGATATTTTTCTAATTAGATTAGAAAAAGGGATAAAGTGTCATTTATTTGGCCTGCAGAGGCAAATTTTGTACTTTTGCGCCACTGACTTGTCATTTGAGAGATTGAGATTAGGTTGTACGATGCAATAGTTTTGAAAGAACGCTATTCGGACTTTTACAATCACAAAAGACCAATTCTAAACCAAAGCATACTAAACCCAAAGAGAAGCTAGACTAGACATTTCTAACGAGCTATTGCTTGTTTGAATGGACTCTTTAATTTGTTGAAAGGCTGTGACCAAATCATCCTTAAAGCCAAACAGACTGACGTGCCTAGAAATATCCCTTGACTGCCAGAAAATTCAATGTACCAAGACAATAGTAACCAGTGCATGTCGATGTTGACTAAGAGTTTCGCTATAAGATTGATGaattatacatataattttgtcACACTCTAATTACTCCTGACCTTAACTCCCATTTTGTTTATTGAATTATTGGCAAtggcttttgcttttgctcttactcaaactctcttttctttgcTGCTTCTGCTACCAATTTACAGTACTGTTGCTCAAACTAATGGTGCCATTACATTGGGTGCTTCTCTCTCAGCAACTGATAACTCTTCTTGGTTCTCACCTTCAGGTGATTTTGCCTTCGGTTTTCGTCAACTCAGCAATACAGATCTCTTCTTGCTTTCTATATGGTGTGCCAAGATTCCTGACAAAACCATAGTTTGGTATGCAAATGAAACACTTGCACCAAGAGGATCACAAGTGAATCTAACTGCTGACAATGGTCTAGTACTTACCAGCCCTCAAGGCCAACAGTTGTGGAACTCTAGCTCGCTTAATGTTGCCTCTGGTGTTATGAACGATACAGGCAACTTTGTGCTCAAAGATAGTAACTCCAATGAGGTATGTGTTGAAGTAGGGcccgtgtgtggcttgaattgccacaagcccaccTTCTTTGACCAAATCCTATTTGGAATAGTAACCCACCTTTTAGCcgactttgacatatatatatatatatatatatatatatatatattaggttttgtGAAGCCATGAGCAGCCGTGAGAACACATAtagaaaaattccaattaacctagtgagcaagccgtatgagagaaaatagagaaaagagaggcagccagtttctattcttattttttctgtgagagagtgctagggtgtaattgggatttggatttcttgagagtgttcttgtgcactattttattttccctgataatagtgaaatccctgcaattccgtggacgtaggcaaattgccgaaccacgtaaatattgtcttgtgcgtgtgattattttctttgacgtgtgttttctctatttgttttgtttctcacaggttagaaatttttggttaaattccctacaactggtatcagagcctagggttaggtttaaGTGAGAGCAATGGCAaaggaagcaggaaaggcgtctggaatagaaaagttcgatggcacagactttggattttggaggatgCAAATTAAGGATTACCTTTATGGGAGGAAGTTGCATCTACCGCTTCTAGGGGaaaaacctgaggctatgaaggctgaggaatgggctcttcttgacagacaggtattGGGAGTTATCAGGTTAACTCTATCTAgatctgttgcacacaatgttgtaaaggagaagaccacagcagatctaatgaaggctttgtctggtatgtatgaaaagccgtcagcaaacaataaagtgcacttgatgaagaaactgttcaatctgaagatggcagagaatgcatcagtagcacaacatctgaatgaatttaacactatcacaaaatcaattgtcgtctatagaaattgattttgatgatgagattcgtgctctgatcgtcttggcttctttgccaaacagttgggaggcaatgaggatggcagtaagcaattctacaggaaaagaaaagttcaagtacaatgatatacgagatttaattctggctgaggagattcgccGAAGAGATGCAGGTGAAACCTTtggatctggttctgccctaaaccttgagacaagaggcaggggtaataacagaaattcaaatcggggcagatcaaaatccagaaattctaatcgaaatagaagtaaatctagatcaggccaacaagtacaatgctggaattgtgggaaaacagatcactttaggaatcaatgcaaaagtcctaagaagaagaatgaagatgattctgctaatgctgtaacagaagaggtacaggatgcattacttcttgcagtagacagtccactt
Above is a window of Quercus lobata isolate SW786 unplaced genomic scaffold, ValleyOak3.0 Primary Assembly Scq3eQI_93, whole genome shotgun sequence DNA encoding:
- the LOC115973392 gene encoding G-type lectin S-receptor-like serine/threonine-protein kinase RLK1, with amino-acid sequence MVFVLPQLLVFLLILLPISSIAQNNGNVTVGNSLTATDNTTSWLSPSGEFAFGFRPLNQTDLFLLSIWFDKIPDKTVVWYARVDNPVPRGSNVKLDADNGLVLTGPQGDELWTANTIVGTVAYGVMSNTGNFVLQDSSFNNLWESFKNPTDTLLPSQIVERSAGVVLYSRQSETNFSKGRFLLKLQDDGDLVLNTINLPTDNANDPYYNSETVASVNDSGTAGKQLVFNNSGYIYILRENNQTFRLSQVKPDSTADFYFRATLNFDGVFTQYSHPKTSNANGSWTSLWSIPDNICLATVLNSGSGTCGYNSICTLKSSDRRPKCDCPMGYSLLDPNDQYGSCQPDFIQGCQEDKQDPGKNLYYFEVLTNTDWPKADYAFLKPYTEDQCKQSCMEDCMCAVAIFRLGDSCWKKKLPLSNGRVDSSLNGGKAFIKIRNSSSTPPLGPHSPKNQDNLILVGSVLLGGSLFVNIILIVAICVGVFFIYHKKLERPMTMSSANSLETNMRCFTYQELVEATDGFKEELGRGAFGVVYKGAIKMGSSVPVAVKKLYSLVQDNEREFKTEVNVIGQTHHKNLVRLFGFCDEGLQRLLVYEFLSNGTLASFLFGDLKPSWKQRISIANGIARGLLYLHDECSTQIIHCDIKPQNILLDGSYNARIADFGLAKLLMMDQSHTRTAIRGTKGYVAPEWFRNMPITAKVDVYSFGVMLLEIICCRKSIDVETIEEEKAILTDWAYDCYRDGVLDALVELDVEILNDREKLEKYVMVAIWCIQEDPSLRPTMRRVTQMLEGVVEVLVPPCPCPFSRTVIMS